TGCAGCTGTTCGGCCACCTCGGTCGATTCCACCCATTCGGCAATCACGGTCATGTGCAGCTCACGGCCAATCTCGGTGATCGCGCGCACCGCGGCGCGGCTGACCGGATCGATGTCCATGTCGCGCACGAATACACCGTCGATCTTGAGCATGTCCGCCGGCAGCTGGCGCAGGTAGCCAAACGAGGACAGCCCCGAGCCGAAGTCATCCAGCGCTACCTGGCAGCCCCGCGCCTTGACCGCTTCGATGAAGCTGCGCGCCTGGGCCAGGCTGCTGATGGCGGCGGTTTCGGTGACCTCGAAGCAGAGCTTGCGCGCCAGCCCGCGGTTGCGTTCCAGCAGGTCGCAGACGAAGGCCAGGAAACTCGGCTCGGCAATCGACTGCGCCGACACGTTGACGTTGCACAGGCCCAGCCGCTGCACGTGCGCCGGGCACACCTGCAGGTGGCGGAACAGCAGCCCCAGCACGTGCCGGTCCAGTGCCATGCCCATGCCATAGCGCTCCACGGCCGGCATGAACTCACCGGGGGCCTGCAGTACCCCGTCGGGGTTGCGCATGCGTACCAGCACTTCGTAATGCAGGAAGCCCGGATCGCCGACGCGCTCGATGCGCTGCGCATACAACAGCATGCGGTTCTCGGCGATGGCACTGGTCACCCGCGCCAGGCGTTCGGCTTCCTGCCGGCGCTCGTCCAGCGCCATGCGGCTTTCGTTGTAGCAGTGCACGCGGTTGCGCCCGGCTTCCTTGGCGGCATAGCAGGCACTGTCGGCCGCACTCATCAGCCAGTTGACGTCCACCGCCTCGCGGGTGACCTCCACCACGCCGACGCTGCAACTGACCCGCAGGCTGCCGTCGCCATGCTGGAAGTTGGCCTGGCCCAGCGAACGCACGATCCGCTGCAGCACCTGCTTGGCCTCTTCCTGGGCCGCATTGGCCAGGAACAGCGCGAACTCGTCGCCGCCCAGCCGCCCTACCCAGTCACCCTCGCGCACCGACCCCACCAGGTAATCGGCGAAGTTGCGCAGCAACTGGTCGCCCGCGGCGTGGCCCAGCCCGTCGTTGACCAGCTTGAAATAGTCCAGGTCGATGTAGCACAGGCTGTGCACGCCGCCATGGTTGCGCACGTCGATCAGGGCCTGCTCCAGCAGGCGTTCGATCTCGCGCCGGTTGATCAGCCCGGTCAACGGATCGTGGCTGGCGTGGTGTTCCACCTCGCGGGCCAGCGCATGGTTCTGCGACACGTCTTCCACGATGGCGAACACCGACACCTCGCGGCCGGCCGTGCGCACCAGCGTGCCGCTCCAGCGGCCCCACATCAGCCCGCCATCGGCGCGCCGGAAGCGCAGCTCGGCCGGGCGCAGTTGGCGCCCCCAGTCGATCTGGCCCGCGTCGTCGAGCACCAGTTCGCCCTCGGCCACCAGGTCCTGGATGGACAGCCCGAGCAGCGCATCGCGCGAGTAGCCCAGGATGTCGGCCATGGCCTGGTTGACCTCCATGACACCACCGGTCTGGTCGAATTTGAGCATGCCCACCGTGGCCTGGTAGAAGGCCGCACGGAAGCGGCTTTCCTGTTCCAGCAGATCGTGCCGCACCCGTCGCGACAGCATCACGGCCACGAGGGTGATCAACAGCACCGACAATCCGCCCACCAGCAAGGTGGTGATGCGCACGATCGAGGCCGTGCGCTGCAGCGACATCGAAAAGGCCTTGGCACGGGCCTGCAGGTCACGATCCAGGGCCTGCAGCTGGTCCAGCAACAGCGCCTGGGTCACCGGTTCCACGTCGCGGCGGGCGTGCAGGACCTGCGCCGCGCCGACCAGGCCGGCCAGCTCCAGCAACGGGGCGTCGGTCTGTCGCCACAGCCGCACCGCGTCCTTGAAATAGCCCAGGTGGCCCAGGTACCGGAACGACAGGATCAGGCGGTTGATGTCACCCGGCGCGTTGCCGCCGGCCAGGAACCCGCGCCGGGCCCGGGCCAGGTCGGCGTCGTCCTGCTCCAGCGCGCGCCGCGCGTCCAGGTCGCCCAACGGCACGGTCAGCGCCTGGCGGGCTTCAGCCAAGTCACGCGGTCGACCGTGGTTGATATAGCGGCTGAGCGCGAAGCTGGCCTGCTGCTGGCTCCGCGACCAGTGGCTCTGGCCGACGATCCACGCGGTGGACGCGGCCTGCAGCTCCTGGATCAGCGCGGAAATGCCCACCAGGCCAATCGCCATGCCGGTCAGCAGGACGAAGCGCAGGGTCAATCCCCGCGTGAGATACGGTACCGCTGTTGCACCAACATCCCTGCCAGTTGCCAGCATCGCGGATCCCCCCGGAGCCGTGGAGTGGGTGGTGTATCGAGCCCATCAACCTTCAGGCTAGATCGGGGGATGTTGAAACGGTGCGAAACCGAGCGGCGGCGCGTTGCGGCATTTCCGCCCCCCGGAAACGACAACGCCAGCCCGAAGGCTGGCGTTGTCTGGATCGCGTGGGCGATCAGCCGTTGCGCGGACCGCGCGGCTTGAAGCCGTCGCGACGCGGCGGGCGATCATTGCCGCCCGGGCCGCCCGGACCACGATGGCCACCCGGGCCACCCGGACCACCCGGACCACCCGGACCACGCGGCTTGCCACCGAACTTCGGCTTGAAGGCCGGGCGCGCCGACGGGGTCAGGTCTTCACCCGGCTCGACCTTGCGCATCTGAAGCTGCTGGCCCGAGACCCACACCTTCTTGAGGTGGGT
This is a stretch of genomic DNA from Stenotrophomonas rhizophila. It encodes these proteins:
- a CDS encoding putative bifunctional diguanylate cyclase/phosphodiesterase, translated to MLATGRDVGATAVPYLTRGLTLRFVLLTGMAIGLVGISALIQELQAASTAWIVGQSHWSRSQQQASFALSRYINHGRPRDLAEARQALTVPLGDLDARRALEQDDADLARARRGFLAGGNAPGDINRLILSFRYLGHLGYFKDAVRLWRQTDAPLLELAGLVGAAQVLHARRDVEPVTQALLLDQLQALDRDLQARAKAFSMSLQRTASIVRITTLLVGGLSVLLITLVAVMLSRRVRHDLLEQESRFRAAFYQATVGMLKFDQTGGVMEVNQAMADILGYSRDALLGLSIQDLVAEGELVLDDAGQIDWGRQLRPAELRFRRADGGLMWGRWSGTLVRTAGREVSVFAIVEDVSQNHALAREVEHHASHDPLTGLINRREIERLLEQALIDVRNHGGVHSLCYIDLDYFKLVNDGLGHAAGDQLLRNFADYLVGSVREGDWVGRLGGDEFALFLANAAQEEAKQVLQRIVRSLGQANFQHGDGSLRVSCSVGVVEVTREAVDVNWLMSAADSACYAAKEAGRNRVHCYNESRMALDERRQEAERLARVTSAIAENRMLLYAQRIERVGDPGFLHYEVLVRMRNPDGVLQAPGEFMPAVERYGMGMALDRHVLGLLFRHLQVCPAHVQRLGLCNVNVSAQSIAEPSFLAFVCDLLERNRGLARKLCFEVTETAAISSLAQARSFIEAVKARGCQVALDDFGSGLSSFGYLRQLPADMLKIDGVFVRDMDIDPVSRAAVRAITEIGRELHMTVIAEWVESTEVAEQLQVLGVDGLQGYAIERPMALERMTQPALWPGRSALPSEGRPGLP